Proteins from one Bradyrhizobium amphicarpaeae genomic window:
- a CDS encoding heme lyase CcmF/NrfE family subunit: MIAESGHYALVLALALALIQSIVPLIGARLNDVALMNVARSTALAQLLFVGASFIALVMLHVNSDFSVANVYENSHSMKPLLYKITGVWGNHEGSMLLWVSILALFGGLVAAFGNNLPLSLRAHVLAVQAWVASAFYLFILVTSNPFLRIANPPIEGRDLNPVLQDIGLAVHPPMLYLGYVGFSISFSFAIAALMEGRIDAAWARWVRPWTLVAWIFLTLGIAMGSYWAYYELGWGGWWFWDPVENASLMPWLSGTALLHSALVMEKRNALKVWTILLSILTFSLSLLGTFLVRSGVITSVHAFATDPTRGVFILLILCVFIGGSLSLFAGRATSLKQGGLFAPISREGALVLNNLLLTVACAVVLFGTLYPLAMEMLADFKMSVGAPFYNLTFAPLFVLLLLAVPFGPMLAWKRGDLLGVTQRLLAAGVAGLVAVAIAWGWASGGSTLAPLAIGLGIFVIAGAVTDLVERTGLVRLPFATVLHRARGLPRSAWGAALAHAGLGVALIGIVCETTWNSEYIATMKQNDVAHIAGFDAKLDGLLQRQGPNFREMIAEFNVSLDGKPISVMTPSKRSFTTRGSSTTEAALLTRGASQLYISLGEANAEGAIAVRIYYKPMVLMIWWGPVLMAFGGVLSLSDRRLRVGAPKPARAKQRLQPAE; this comes from the coding sequence GTGATCGCAGAATCCGGACATTACGCGCTGGTGCTGGCGCTTGCGCTCGCACTTATTCAGTCAATCGTGCCCCTGATCGGCGCGCGCCTGAACGACGTCGCGCTGATGAATGTGGCGCGCTCCACGGCGTTGGCACAGCTGCTGTTCGTCGGTGCGTCGTTCATAGCTCTCGTGATGCTGCACGTGAACTCGGACTTCTCCGTCGCCAACGTCTACGAGAACTCCCATTCGATGAAGCCGCTGCTCTACAAGATCACCGGCGTGTGGGGAAACCATGAAGGCTCGATGCTGTTGTGGGTGTCGATCCTCGCGCTGTTCGGCGGGCTGGTCGCCGCGTTCGGCAACAATCTGCCGCTGTCGCTGCGTGCGCACGTGCTTGCCGTACAGGCCTGGGTCGCCAGCGCCTTCTACCTCTTCATCCTCGTGACATCGAACCCGTTCCTGCGCATCGCGAATCCGCCGATCGAGGGGCGCGATCTCAATCCAGTGCTGCAGGACATCGGGCTCGCCGTGCATCCGCCGATGCTCTATCTCGGCTATGTCGGATTCTCGATCTCGTTCTCCTTCGCGATCGCGGCGCTGATGGAGGGCCGGATCGATGCGGCCTGGGCGCGCTGGGTGCGGCCGTGGACGCTGGTCGCCTGGATATTCCTGACGCTCGGCATCGCCATGGGCTCGTACTGGGCCTATTACGAGCTCGGCTGGGGCGGCTGGTGGTTCTGGGATCCGGTCGAGAACGCCTCGCTGATGCCGTGGCTCTCCGGCACCGCGCTGCTGCATTCGGCCCTGGTAATGGAGAAGCGCAACGCGCTGAAGGTCTGGACCATCCTGCTCTCGATCCTGACCTTCTCGCTGTCGCTGCTCGGCACCTTCCTGGTGCGCTCGGGCGTCATCACCTCGGTGCACGCCTTCGCCACCGATCCCACCCGCGGCGTGTTCATCCTGCTCATCCTCTGCGTTTTCATCGGCGGCAGCCTGTCGCTGTTCGCGGGCCGTGCCACGTCGCTGAAGCAGGGCGGCCTGTTCGCGCCGATCTCGCGCGAGGGGGCGCTGGTGCTGAACAACCTGCTGCTCACGGTGGCCTGCGCGGTCGTGCTGTTCGGCACGCTCTATCCGCTGGCGATGGAGATGCTGGCCGATTTCAAGATGTCGGTCGGTGCGCCCTTCTACAACCTCACCTTCGCACCGCTATTCGTTTTGTTGCTGCTTGCGGTGCCGTTCGGGCCGATGCTGGCGTGGAAGCGCGGCGATCTGCTCGGCGTGACGCAGCGTCTGCTCGCTGCGGGCGTCGCCGGGCTCGTCGCCGTCGCCATCGCCTGGGGCTGGGCGAGCGGCGGCAGCACGCTGGCGCCGCTCGCGATCGGGCTCGGAATCTTCGTCATCGCCGGCGCGGTCACCGATCTCGTCGAGCGGACCGGCCTCGTGCGGCTGCCGTTCGCAACCGTGCTGCACCGGGCGCGCGGCCTGCCGCGCTCGGCCTGGGGCGCAGCGCTTGCGCATGCCGGCCTCGGCGTGGCGCTGATCGGGATCGTCTGCGAGACCACCTGGAACAGCGAATACATCGCGACGATGAAGCAGAACGACGTCGCCCACATCGCCGGCTTTGACGCGAAGCTCGACGGGTTGCTGCAGCGTCAGGGTCCGAACTTTCGCGAGATGATCGCCGAGTTCAACGTCAGCCTCGACGGCAAGCCGATCAGTGTCATGACGCCCTCCAAGCGCAGCTTCACCACCCGCGGCTCGTCGACCACCGAGGCCGCGCTGCTGACGCGCGGCGCGAGCCAACTCTACATTTCGCTCGGCGAGGCCAATGCCGAGGGCGCCATCGCCGTGCGCATCTATTACAAGCCGATGGTGCTCATGATCTGGTGGGGGCCGGTGCTGATGGCGTTCGGCGGCGTGTTGTCGCTGTCCGACCGGCGCCTGCGGGTCGGCGCGCCGAAGCCGGCGCGGGCCAAGCAGCGCCTCCAGCCGGCGGAGTGA
- the ccmI gene encoding c-type cytochrome biogenesis protein CcmI has translation MMLWFVFALMTVAAIFAVLWPLGRNGRAQDQGSEVAVYKDQLAEVERDLAAGMIPAPDAEAARVEISRRLLAAAASEPAIELAVAPKSNLKWRRAAAVLALAGLPLVAIGVYMPLGSPRLQDFPLAERERGSGSGVAQSLENLVVQVQQHLEKNPTDGRGWNVLAPVLERLGRFDDAVRAYRNSLTYNGESAERRSDLGEAISAAAGGVVTVEAKTEFERARALNADDPKANYFLGLAAEQDGRKDDAATIWRALLAKAPSDAPWRALVQSSLVRVGGGTMPALSDETIAASRDMAEGDRNAMVRGMVDRLATRLKQNGDDVDGWLRLVRAYLVMGERDKAMGASSDARQAVARDAERLRQLNDGLRTLGLGG, from the coding sequence ATGATGCTATGGTTCGTGTTCGCGCTGATGACGGTCGCGGCGATTTTCGCCGTGCTCTGGCCGCTTGGGCGCAATGGACGCGCGCAAGACCAGGGCAGCGAGGTCGCCGTTTACAAGGACCAGTTGGCCGAGGTCGAGCGTGATCTCGCCGCAGGCATGATTCCCGCGCCGGATGCCGAGGCTGCGCGCGTCGAGATCAGCCGCAGGCTGCTTGCCGCGGCCGCCAGCGAGCCCGCCATCGAGCTTGCCGTGGCGCCGAAATCGAATCTCAAATGGCGCCGCGCGGCGGCTGTGCTGGCGCTCGCCGGCCTGCCGCTCGTTGCGATCGGCGTCTACATGCCACTTGGCTCGCCTCGGCTTCAGGATTTTCCCCTGGCGGAGCGCGAGCGCGGATCCGGGTCCGGTGTGGCGCAGTCGCTCGAGAATCTCGTGGTTCAGGTCCAGCAACATCTGGAGAAGAATCCCACCGACGGACGCGGCTGGAACGTGCTCGCGCCGGTGCTGGAACGGCTCGGCCGTTTCGACGACGCGGTGCGCGCCTATCGCAACTCGCTCACCTACAATGGCGAGAGCGCGGAGCGCCGGTCCGATCTCGGCGAAGCGATCTCGGCTGCCGCCGGCGGTGTGGTGACCGTCGAGGCCAAGACGGAATTCGAGCGTGCACGCGCGCTGAACGCGGACGATCCCAAGGCGAACTACTTCCTCGGCCTCGCCGCCGAGCAGGACGGCCGCAAGGACGATGCAGCCACGATCTGGCGCGCGCTGCTCGCGAAGGCGCCCTCGGACGCGCCGTGGCGTGCCCTGGTGCAGTCCTCGCTGGTGCGGGTCGGCGGCGGGACGATGCCGGCGCTGTCGGACGAGACGATCGCCGCTTCCAGAGACATGGCCGAGGGCGATCGCAACGCGATGGTGCGCGGCATGGTCGACCGTCTCGCCACCCGTTTGAAGCAGAACGGCGACGACGTCGATGGATGGCTGCGCCTGGTGCGCGCCTATCTCGTGATGGGCGAGCGCGACAAGGCCATGGGGGCATCGTCCGATGCCCGGCAGGCGGTTGCCCGCGACGCCGAGCGACTGCGCCAGCTCAACGACGGCCTCAGGACTCTCGGGCTCGGCGGATGA
- a CDS encoding response regulator transcription factor, giving the protein MRLLVVEDDPDLNRQLTKALTDAGYVVDRAFDGEEGHYLGDNEPYDAVVLDIGLPKKDGISVLEAWRRNGRTMPVLILTARDRWSDKVQGFDAGADDYVAKPFHLEEVLARIRALLRRSTGHAQSELSCGPVTLDTRTGRVSVSGNPIKMTSHEYRLLAYLMHHSGRVVSRTELVEHLYDQDFDRDSNTIEVFVGRIRKKLDVDIIQTVRGLGYLLTPPPQGA; this is encoded by the coding sequence GTGCGCCTGCTCGTTGTTGAGGACGACCCCGATCTCAATCGCCAGCTCACCAAGGCCCTGACCGACGCCGGCTATGTCGTCGATCGCGCCTTCGACGGTGAGGAGGGACACTATCTCGGCGACAACGAGCCTTATGACGCAGTCGTGCTCGACATCGGCCTGCCGAAGAAGGACGGCATCTCGGTGCTGGAGGCCTGGCGCCGCAACGGCCGCACCATGCCGGTTCTGATCCTCACCGCACGCGACCGCTGGAGCGACAAGGTGCAGGGCTTCGATGCCGGTGCCGACGACTATGTCGCAAAGCCGTTCCATCTGGAGGAAGTGCTGGCGCGCATCCGTGCGTTGCTGCGCCGCTCGACCGGCCATGCCCAGAGCGAGCTCAGCTGCGGTCCGGTCACGCTCGACACCCGGACCGGCCGCGTCAGCGTCTCCGGCAATCCGATCAAGATGACCTCGCACGAATATCGGCTTCTGGCCTACCTGATGCACCATTCCGGCCGCGTCGTGTCGCGCACCGAGCTGGTCGAGCACCTCTACGACCAGGATTTCGACCGCGACTCCAACACCATCGAGGTGTTCGTCGGCCGCATCCGCAAGAAGCTCGACGTCGACATCATCCAGACCGTGCGCGGCCTCGGCTATCTCCTGACCCCGCCGCCTCAAGGGGCTTGA
- a CDS encoding cytochrome c-type biogenesis protein — MRRMMAAFTLLMLLALPAAHAVQPDEIMPDPAKEARARELSRELRCMVCQNQSIDDSDAPLARDLRLLVRERIGAGDSNAQVLDFLVARYGEFVLLKPRFERQTLLLWLLGPLLLIGGGLALWLQIRRRSRSGADVPAPPLTSDEQARLAALMSDEPKSVSEMTSP, encoded by the coding sequence ATGCGCCGGATGATGGCCGCGTTCACCCTGCTGATGCTGCTGGCCTTGCCTGCGGCCCACGCCGTGCAGCCCGACGAGATCATGCCGGATCCCGCCAAGGAAGCCCGTGCGCGGGAGCTGTCGCGCGAGCTGCGCTGCATGGTCTGCCAGAACCAGTCGATCGATGATTCCGATGCGCCGCTGGCGCGCGATCTGCGACTCCTGGTGCGCGAGCGCATCGGCGCCGGCGACAGCAACGCGCAGGTGCTCGATTTCCTGGTCGCGCGCTATGGCGAGTTCGTGTTGCTGAAGCCACGCTTCGAGCGTCAAACCCTGTTGCTGTGGCTGCTCGGGCCGTTGCTGCTGATCGGCGGTGGCCTGGCGCTGTGGCTGCAAATCCGGCGCCGCTCGCGGAGCGGTGCGGATGTACCAGCCCCGCCGCTGACATCCGATGAGCAGGCGCGGCTCGCGGCTCTGATGTCGGACGAGCCCAAATCTGTAAGCGAAATGACGTCGCCCTGA
- a CDS encoding sensor histidine kinase has translation MPASSLANRLFLSATAWLVVILAITGVVLSSVYKNATERAFDRRLNLYLRTLIAEVATPDEPPDRQFQSLGEPLFELPLSGWYWQITRTDTEKPEVRSSRSLWDKKLPKLEEQGTELTAAGIRLAYVDGPEGQNLRMVERPVDLGADGKFLVSVAGDDTEIFDETRSFDYYLGGTFTALGIVLLLTTVFQVRFGLAPLKRISESIADIRSGRAERLEGEFPVEIAPLARETNALIDANREIVERARTHVGNLAHAIKTPLSVIVNEAGAHAAEPFAAKVMEQADVMRDQLAHHLERARIAARVSVVATVTEVAPAIEALRRTMEKIHRDRGIAVEAKADPSAKFRGERQDLEEMVGNLVDNACKWAASRVFIEVLVETPPQAVVGPRLRIIVDDDGRGLSEAERAQVSRRGQRLDESKPGSGLGLSIVTDLAALYGGSLTLGAAPTGGLRAELVLPGI, from the coding sequence ATGCCCGCCAGCTCGCTTGCGAACCGACTGTTCCTGTCGGCGACCGCCTGGCTCGTGGTGATCCTGGCCATCACCGGCGTGGTGCTGTCGTCGGTCTACAAGAACGCCACCGAGCGCGCCTTCGATCGTCGGCTCAATCTCTATCTCCGCACCCTGATCGCGGAGGTCGCGACCCCCGACGAGCCGCCGGATCGCCAGTTCCAGTCGCTGGGCGAGCCGCTGTTCGAGCTGCCGCTGTCGGGCTGGTACTGGCAGATCACGCGGACCGATACCGAAAAGCCGGAGGTGCGCTCCTCGCGCTCGCTCTGGGACAAGAAGCTGCCGAAGCTGGAAGAGCAGGGCACCGAGCTCACCGCCGCCGGCATCCGGCTCGCTTACGTCGATGGTCCCGAGGGGCAGAACCTGCGCATGGTCGAGCGTCCCGTCGATCTCGGCGCCGACGGCAAGTTTCTCGTCAGCGTCGCCGGCGACGACACCGAGATTTTCGACGAGACCCGCAGCTTCGACTATTATCTCGGCGGCACCTTCACCGCGCTCGGCATCGTGCTGCTGCTGACGACCGTGTTCCAGGTCCGCTTCGGCCTGGCGCCGCTCAAGCGCATCTCCGAATCGATCGCCGACATCCGTTCCGGGCGGGCGGAACGGCTGGAGGGCGAATTCCCGGTCGAGATCGCGCCCTTGGCGCGCGAGACCAACGCGCTGATCGATGCCAATCGCGAGATCGTCGAGCGCGCGCGCACTCATGTCGGCAATCTCGCCCATGCGATCAAGACGCCGCTCTCGGTTATCGTCAACGAGGCCGGCGCCCACGCCGCGGAACCGTTCGCGGCCAAGGTGATGGAGCAAGCCGACGTGATGCGCGACCAGCTCGCGCACCATCTGGAGCGCGCGCGCATCGCAGCGCGGGTCTCGGTGGTCGCGACCGTGACGGAGGTGGCGCCCGCCATCGAGGCACTGCGGCGGACCATGGAGAAGATCCATCGCGACCGCGGCATCGCGGTCGAAGCCAAGGCCGATCCCTCGGCAAAATTTCGCGGCGAGCGCCAGGACCTCGAGGAGATGGTCGGCAATCTCGTCGACAACGCCTGCAAATGGGCGGCCTCGCGCGTTTTCATAGAGGTTCTGGTGGAGACGCCGCCGCAGGCGGTGGTGGGCCCGCGGCTGCGGATCATCGTCGATGACGACGGCCGCGGCCTGTCGGAAGCCGAGCGCGCGCAGGTCTCGCGGCGCGGCCAGCGGCTCGACGAGTCCAAGCCCGGGTCGGGGCTGGGGCTGTCGATCGTGACCGACCTCGCGGCGCTCTATGGCGGCAGCCTCACGCTCGGCGCAGCGCCGACCGGCGGCCTGCGCGCCGAACTGGTCCTTCCGGGCATATAG
- the ccmE gene encoding cytochrome c maturation protein CcmE yields the protein MTRKQRRMTIIGGSLAVLALAAALVLNALRDSIVFFSTPSMVAEKHVEPGKRFRLGGLVQPGSLQRGDNLAVTFEVADGNAKLPVAYKGILPDLFREGQGVVAEGALDAHGVFKADTVLAKHDETYMPKDVADALKKQGHWKDDYGGKPSNSDKPSDAGKTSDAGKPAATTAQGNPQGAIR from the coding sequence ATGACGCGCAAGCAGCGACGTATGACCATCATCGGCGGCTCGCTCGCCGTGCTCGCGCTCGCGGCCGCATTGGTGCTCAACGCGCTTCGTGACTCCATCGTGTTCTTCTCGACGCCGAGCATGGTCGCCGAGAAGCACGTCGAACCAGGCAAGCGGTTTCGCCTCGGCGGGCTGGTGCAGCCCGGATCGCTCCAGCGCGGTGACAATCTCGCGGTGACCTTCGAGGTCGCCGACGGCAATGCCAAGCTGCCGGTGGCCTACAAGGGCATCCTGCCCGACCTGTTCCGCGAGGGGCAGGGCGTCGTCGCCGAAGGCGCGCTCGATGCCCATGGCGTGTTCAAGGCCGATACGGTCCTCGCCAAGCACGACGAGACCTACATGCCCAAGGACGTCGCCGATGCCCTGAAGAAACAGGGGCACTGGAAGGACGATTACGGCGGCAAGCCTTCTAACAGCGACAAGCCGTCCGACGCGGGCAAGACGTCTGATGCAGGCAAGCCAGCGGCGACGACCGCGCAGGGCAATCCGCAAGGAGCAATCCGGTGA